A region of Allocoleopsis franciscana PCC 7113 DNA encodes the following proteins:
- a CDS encoding FHA domain-containing protein, producing MDRDLEIQEQYESLLKKRSLLREAVILETNPAIKLQREQQLKEVEKEIFEFEDKVELLRENRIILNLKGTNNEVHCVFDNNAVIGRSATYGFWIDDDSKEISKLHAVIYYKSKNNAYWIDDLKSVNGTYVNGIKIEEPMQIFVGTQIQLGSSPSFLFEHNKDDLLSQGVLIQHNFDGEEVARYIIAPKGKVLLGTNSNEVVRFPNFREGKSLGSLIRETDGFHFIGTDNEEQLLEHGGELSFDFLRVGVTIPSIVLKETLGETKLTENDLEPSQGGMEPEPKPPGEGDVPPYMRKVNIFCSLFIVGIGIILNFTCFRPNINQIDRKLIDECIAELKNPDSHSWFSAKAASNFPTNKSVKILFTRSLQKDKITEYFLNKSSLFNKKNVEISDYINPDISVESIIRNKINQQNSKDFWLGIEKSNFLGILLWKVTYWHPAPSSAGIPIYSTPIFKWNKTSFLYLPSVFILSVVVLSSRLTRYWIIERYRNRLQQDYDDFQKKRTEKIFEAKSYLDEARKLAQSGKLAQALAKTNELLKSTSMSFPVYKEIIELKKVVLAQIESGGGAITVESLNGINRTLNHSTDASKLLYLRILGTPYAYQAPYGLETISIGRQRRKQNVSDNVGNDVIIRVPGSDKKSLCISRRHLEIQRINTEYFVIDKSGGKTSLNGKILTKNEPSRLQSGDRLLIAGVITLEVLIRVKLSGAKTSNVIRINPPTEVQDNFLIEASIGDMVTEVFDD from the coding sequence ATGGATAGAGACCTTGAAATTCAAGAACAGTACGAAAGCTTATTGAAAAAGCGTAGTCTTTTGCGAGAAGCTGTCATTTTGGAAACCAATCCTGCAATTAAGCTTCAGCGGGAGCAACAACTTAAAGAAGTAGAAAAAGAGATTTTTGAATTTGAAGATAAGGTTGAACTTCTCCGAGAGAATAGAATCATTCTGAATTTAAAGGGGACTAATAATGAAGTCCACTGTGTCTTTGACAACAATGCTGTTATTGGACGTTCAGCAACCTATGGTTTTTGGATAGATGACGATTCTAAAGAAATTAGCAAGCTGCATGCTGTTATTTACTATAAATCAAAAAATAATGCCTACTGGATTGATGATTTAAAATCAGTTAATGGAACATACGTTAATGGGATAAAGATAGAAGAGCCAATGCAAATTTTTGTGGGAACACAAATTCAGTTAGGTTCCTCTCCATCTTTTTTATTTGAACATAACAAAGATGATTTGTTATCTCAAGGTGTACTTATTCAACACAACTTTGATGGCGAAGAAGTAGCGAGATATATAATTGCACCAAAGGGCAAAGTATTGCTTGGTACGAACTCTAATGAGGTTGTAAGATTTCCTAATTTTAGAGAAGGAAAGTCTTTAGGTAGCCTTATAAGAGAAACTGACGGCTTTCATTTCATTGGTACAGACAATGAGGAACAACTACTTGAACACGGCGGTGAACTATCCTTCGATTTTTTAAGAGTTGGAGTAACTATACCAAGCATAGTACTCAAAGAAACTCTGGGTGAGACAAAGCTGACAGAGAATGACTTAGAACCTTCACAAGGTGGGATGGAACCAGAACCAAAACCACCAGGAGAAGGTGATGTACCCCCCTATATGAGAAAAGTAAATATTTTCTGTAGTTTATTCATTGTAGGTATAGGGATAATTTTAAACTTTACTTGTTTTAGACCTAACATAAATCAAATTGATCGTAAGTTGATAGATGAGTGTATCGCAGAGCTTAAAAATCCAGACAGTCACTCGTGGTTTTCAGCAAAGGCAGCATCAAATTTTCCTACAAATAAATCAGTAAAAATACTTTTTACAAGGTCTTTACAAAAGGATAAGATAACAGAATATTTTTTGAACAAATCCAGTCTTTTTAATAAAAAAAACGTTGAAATCAGTGATTATATTAATCCAGATATATCAGTAGAATCTATTATAAGAAATAAAATTAATCAACAAAATTCAAAGGATTTTTGGCTAGGCATAGAAAAGAGTAATTTTCTAGGAATATTGTTATGGAAAGTAACTTATTGGCATCCCGCTCCTAGTTCGGCAGGTATACCAATATATAGTACACCTATATTTAAATGGAATAAAACTAGTTTTTTATATTTACCTTCAGTGTTTATTTTGTCTGTAGTAGTTCTTAGTTCGAGGTTAACTCGTTATTGGATAATTGAACGCTACAGAAATAGACTTCAGCAAGATTACGATGATTTTCAGAAAAAACGAACAGAAAAAATATTTGAAGCAAAGTCATATTTAGATGAAGCGCGTAAACTAGCTCAGTCCGGTAAATTAGCTCAAGCACTCGCAAAAACAAATGAATTGTTAAAGTCTACATCAATGTCTTTCCCTGTCTATAAAGAAATTATTGAATTAAAAAAGGTTGTCCTGGCTCAGATAGAGTCTGGAGGGGGAGCAATAACAGTAGAGTCACTTAACGGAATTAATAGAACACTTAATCACTCAACAGACGCATCCAAATTACTATATCTCAGAATTCTAGGTACTCCTTACGCTTATCAAGCACCGTATGGATTGGAAACGATTTCTATTGGTCGTCAACGCCGCAAACAAAATGTTTCTGACAATGTGGGTAACGACGTAATTATCAGAGTTCCAGGTTCAGACAAAAAGAGCCTTTGCATTAGTCGAAGGCATTTAGAAATTCAACGAATTAATACAGAATATTTTGTAATTGATAAAAGTGGAGGAAAGACTAGCTTAAATGGAAAAATATTGACCAAAAATGAACCTTCTCGCTTGCAATCAGGGGACAGGCTCTTAATTGCTGGTGTTATCACTCTTGAAGTACTAATTAGAGTTAAATTAAGTGGAGCAAAAACTAGTAATGTAATTAGGATTAATCCCCCTACTGAAGTTCAAGATAATTTTCTCATTGAAGCATCAATAGGAGATATGGTTACGGAGGTTTTTGATGACTAA
- a CDS encoding CHAT domain-containing protein: MELFELYLSPVDGTRFKAIVTQSSAGEGETESELPFWEGTQDWRITLIKTLESTSFHSESFSRDREQDWMVAASILASDYSAFHPSFLVNIGKALYQSLFPPGSRVEKALQKSLSVAEDKNTQLHIQLKFEADVVQRSRLADYPWELLHDGQRFLLHHQVSFSRYIAHDTVPPNLPPVEQVNVLLVSSAASDPELGLQRLSKQEQQAIHKGLEKASEAGHIRLSELEYPTLKELRTYLTEHRGDTAPHVLHFDGHGLYGKRCSNQQCRVIHKSIKVERCRVCNSVLPKPQGFLVFENEKGEADYVSAAELGVLLRQSSYSDGTSQTGGVALIVLSACQSGMAVTGESVFNGAAQNLVAQRIPAAVAMQYSISVEAATQFAEQFYWSLGQKNSLAVAVSQGREAMGVEGNQWYRPVLYLRWRDNQGGQLFAISQVDAEINSAAISLTTDLQTNKTSDILQASSSLTASQRRRLQREWDELQELYDLLGQKLRRLRKDLATEVNPAVQLQREVQIEETQRELNKLKSQIDEIEQQLG; this comes from the coding sequence GTGGAACTATTTGAACTCTACCTCTCGCCTGTTGATGGGACTCGTTTTAAGGCAATCGTGACCCAATCTTCGGCTGGAGAAGGGGAAACGGAGTCGGAATTGCCTTTTTGGGAAGGCACTCAAGATTGGCGGATTACTCTCATTAAGACTTTAGAGAGTACTAGCTTCCACTCAGAAAGCTTTAGCCGGGATAGAGAACAGGATTGGATGGTAGCAGCCAGTATTTTAGCTTCTGACTACAGTGCTTTCCATCCGAGTTTTCTTGTCAACATTGGCAAAGCGCTGTATCAGTCCCTTTTTCCACCAGGAAGTCGGGTAGAAAAAGCTTTGCAAAAGTCTCTCAGTGTGGCTGAGGATAAAAATACTCAACTGCACATTCAACTTAAATTTGAAGCAGATGTCGTGCAGCGATCGCGATTAGCAGATTATCCGTGGGAACTGCTGCATGATGGGCAGCGATTTCTGTTGCATCACCAAGTTAGCTTTTCCCGATACATTGCCCACGACACGGTTCCACCTAACTTACCACCTGTGGAACAGGTCAATGTGCTACTGGTGTCCTCAGCAGCATCTGACCCAGAACTAGGACTCCAAAGGCTCTCTAAGCAGGAACAGCAAGCAATTCACAAAGGATTGGAAAAGGCAAGTGAAGCTGGACATATTCGTTTAAGCGAGCTGGAGTATCCTACCCTCAAGGAGTTACGAACCTATCTCACTGAACATCGAGGAGATACAGCTCCTCACGTCCTGCATTTTGATGGACATGGGTTGTATGGCAAGCGCTGTTCTAACCAACAGTGTAGGGTAATCCATAAGAGTATCAAGGTTGAGCGATGCCGAGTTTGTAATTCGGTGTTACCCAAACCTCAAGGGTTTCTGGTATTCGAGAATGAAAAAGGTGAAGCAGATTACGTTAGTGCTGCGGAATTAGGAGTCCTGTTGCGACAGAGCAGCTATAGTGATGGCACCAGTCAAACGGGAGGAGTAGCTTTAATCGTACTTAGTGCTTGTCAATCTGGTATGGCGGTGACAGGGGAATCAGTGTTTAATGGAGCTGCTCAAAATCTGGTTGCTCAACGTATACCAGCAGCAGTGGCAATGCAATACTCAATCAGCGTAGAGGCAGCAACTCAATTTGCCGAGCAGTTTTATTGGTCTCTAGGACAAAAGAATTCCCTGGCGGTGGCTGTCAGTCAGGGGCGAGAGGCGATGGGAGTGGAAGGAAATCAGTGGTATCGTCCAGTTCTCTATCTACGCTGGCGAGACAATCAAGGCGGTCAATTGTTTGCCATTTCTCAAGTGGATGCTGAAATTAATTCAGCAGCTATTTCCCTCACTACTGATTTGCAGACAAATAAAACATCTGATATTCTTCAGGCATCAAGCAGCTTAACGGCTAGTCAGCGCCGTCGCTTGCAGCGGGAATGGGATGAGTTACAAGAGCTTTACGATTTATTAGGTCAAAAGCTGCGTAGGTTGCGTAAGGATCTTGCTACTGAGGTCAATCCTGCTGTACAGCTTCAGCGAGAGGTGCAAATAGAAGAAACACAGAGAGAACTTAATAAGCTCAAGTCACAGATTGACGAGATTGAACAACAGCTTGGCTAA
- a CDS encoding trypco2 family protein, whose protein sequence is MAEENSIGLAELIEQVKRELLAPSLEGETDIPLLSVDEVELELQVTVKKEGKGAIKIYVLELGGGGSRDDVQKVKVKLSPVINKETLLNLYRKRHPERLEKLVEQNIEGTFKGGGDNVSDQF, encoded by the coding sequence GTGGCAGAAGAAAATAGCATCGGACTGGCGGAACTGATTGAGCAGGTGAAGCGGGAACTACTTGCTCCCTCCCTAGAAGGTGAGACAGACATCCCTCTGTTGAGTGTGGATGAGGTGGAACTTGAACTTCAAGTGACAGTCAAGAAGGAAGGCAAGGGAGCAATAAAAATTTACGTTCTGGAGTTGGGTGGGGGAGGTAGCCGGGATGACGTGCAGAAGGTGAAAGTGAAGCTTTCTCCCGTCATCAATAAAGAGACGCTGCTTAATCTTTACAGAAAACGTCATCCGGAACGACTGGAAAAACTAGTGGAGCAAAATATAGAAGGAACCTTTAAAGGTGGCGGCGACAACGTCAGCGACCAGTTCTAA
- a CDS encoding helix-turn-helix domain-containing protein has protein sequence MSQNNQLSIKQRFGKAIRRRRRELDLSQEELAERAELHRTYISNIERGELNPSLETMEKLVKALDITVSALFANYGIEVDE, from the coding sequence GTGAGTCAAAACAATCAACTAAGTATCAAACAGCGCTTTGGAAAAGCGATAAGACGCAGACGGCGAGAACTGGATTTATCTCAAGAGGAGTTAGCCGAACGGGCTGAGCTTCACCGTACCTATATTTCCAATATTGAGAGGGGGGAACTGAACCCTTCGCTAGAGACTATGGAAAAGTTAGTCAAAGCGCTGGACATAACTGTTTCTGCTCTGTTTGCAAATTACGGCATTGAAGTAGATGAATGA
- a CDS encoding TnsD family Tn7-like transposition protein, which produces MVSFFPKPYPDEILYSVIARYQIRSGNTSPKVTLRELFNSATTVATADLPSNLNSLSESLQPFSNYTVEVLIERYTLYPFYSVFLPPNRATRVKESLKAECGSDIHTRAGIMASSVTMPRYFRFCPNCLKEDLQKYGEAYWHRLHQTPGALVCPVHAVALPDSIVPVQGFNKHEYQAASPENCLITHNQPIYSNDTLEKFWRLAQDISWLMNSKLSAQEPDWFRRRYIALLIEKGLATATGRVHQKRLLDNFMFFYGREMLEALDSMVDYEEEHNWVFGIVRKHRKSFHPMRHLLMIRFLAGSIEEFFNIDYDYKPFGDGHWLCLNAAANHYLQPVVTELAISLCCDTKKPVGTFRCSCGMIYCRTGPDETEDDKYRIGKIKAYGQVWEQKLRELVEIQRLGLRATARRLKVDARTVNRYALRLNLNTSWQSFQDNEIVQSPEQPEGDVNSTGESETRHRQKWLTLQLEHPEASKTTLRQMAPATYAWLYKHDREWLNQNSPTLKVPVPGASQFCKKAREREVYSRFLLANKGRLGGCCPNCDNLIS; this is translated from the coding sequence ATGGTTAGCTTTTTCCCAAAACCGTATCCCGATGAAATTTTATACAGTGTCATTGCACGCTACCAGATTAGAAGCGGTAACACGAGTCCGAAAGTAACGCTCCGAGAATTATTTAACTCAGCTACTACTGTAGCTACGGCTGACTTACCTTCTAACCTTAATTCTTTAAGTGAGAGCCTACAACCTTTTTCCAACTATACGGTAGAAGTGCTGATTGAAAGATACACCCTGTACCCTTTCTACAGCGTTTTTTTACCTCCGAACCGAGCTACTAGAGTGAAGGAGTCGCTGAAGGCAGAGTGTGGCAGTGATATTCACACTAGAGCTGGAATTATGGCAAGTTCCGTTACCATGCCGAGGTATTTCCGGTTTTGCCCCAATTGTCTAAAAGAAGATTTGCAAAAGTACGGGGAAGCCTACTGGCACCGACTACATCAAACGCCTGGAGCGCTGGTTTGCCCAGTCCATGCTGTGGCGTTGCCAGATAGCATAGTTCCAGTCCAAGGCTTCAACAAGCATGAATATCAGGCTGCAAGCCCAGAAAATTGCCTGATTACTCACAACCAACCAATATACAGTAATGACACTTTAGAGAAATTTTGGCGGCTGGCTCAAGATATCTCTTGGTTAATGAATAGCAAACTCTCTGCTCAAGAGCCAGATTGGTTTCGTAGACGGTATATAGCTCTATTGATTGAGAAAGGTTTAGCGACGGCAACGGGTCGAGTTCATCAGAAGAGACTTCTTGATAATTTTATGTTTTTCTACGGGCGTGAAATGCTTGAAGCCCTTGACTCAATGGTGGATTACGAGGAGGAACACAACTGGGTATTTGGCATCGTTAGAAAGCATCGAAAATCATTTCATCCTATGAGACACCTACTGATGATTAGGTTTCTCGCAGGCTCTATTGAAGAATTCTTCAACATAGATTACGATTACAAACCCTTCGGTGATGGACATTGGCTTTGTCTGAATGCTGCCGCCAACCATTATCTCCAGCCAGTTGTGACCGAATTGGCTATCAGTCTATGCTGTGATACCAAAAAACCTGTGGGTACTTTTCGGTGTTCGTGTGGCATGATTTATTGTCGAACAGGCCCCGATGAAACCGAAGATGACAAATACCGAATTGGCAAAATTAAAGCATACGGTCAGGTTTGGGAACAGAAGCTTAGGGAACTCGTAGAGATTCAACGGTTGGGTCTTCGAGCAACGGCAAGACGACTCAAGGTCGATGCCAGAACAGTCAATCGGTATGCCTTACGGCTAAACCTCAATACCTCCTGGCAATCTTTCCAGGATAACGAAATAGTGCAGTCTCCAGAGCAGCCAGAGGGTGATGTCAACTCTACTGGTGAGAGCGAGACCAGACATCGGCAAAAATGGTTGACTCTACAACTTGAGCATCCAGAGGCGTCGAAGACAACTCTCAGGCAAATGGCTCCAGCTACCTATGCGTGGTTGTATAAACATGACAGAGAGTGGCTCAATCAAAATTCGCCGACATTGAAGGTGCCTGTTCCGGGAGCATCCCAATTTTGCAAGAAGGCAAGAGAACGGGAAGTTTATTCGCGATTTTTACTCGCGAATAAAGGCCGACTAGGCGGATGTTGCCCTAACTGCGACAATTTAATTAGTTAG